A single genomic interval of Terriglobus albidus harbors:
- a CDS encoding TonB-dependent receptor encodes MSKLRGFLSLASAAILGVSLNAVAQSTTQGAIAGTVFDTTDAVVSNAKITIHNDGTNQDVVLTSESSGEYRAPLLPPGTYTVTVDMAGFAASKTTQVVVQVGQVTTLNPHLSAGKTEQTVEVVADIPAIDFASATYGGHLSNTEIENIPINNRRWSSLALVTPGVTNDASGFGLLSFRAISAVLNNVQIDGTDDNQAFFGEERGRTRAGYSTSQVAVREFQVNTGVYSAEYGRAVGGVVNSVTKSGTNSLHGEVYFYHRNDKLSSINPKVNFPSFNTSTGKTDLIPFRPKDKRNQFGFGVGGALIKDKLFWFYAFDEFRRNFPGVAVAADPTSFFNTALPAGLAARGVTQARFTSALNELATELGQVPRYGNQNINTPKLDWQITPKHHVSFLYHRLRWDSPGGVQTQAAVSYARDSFGTDFVKLDYGVAKLDSLISSKMTNELRYMYGRELNWEGQQPYTDYSKSHFTGTNGNVPAVGVFTSVGFNAGSQYYSYRTSYPDERKWQIGDTASYSFGKHTLRFGTDILQNYDVFNNLYQSNGSYSYGSIANFLADIIVPNGACASSTGSTPAFAAANATTVYPCYSSINQGLGRPNFDLKTIDYGFFAQDDWKLSPNLTLNLGVRYDYESIPAPYSFAITAPQTAQHPSDKNNIAPRIGFAYDPFGRGKTVVRGGFGLYYGRVPNGVLLNTYANTGSTNAQAAFTYYNTSGVKLPNILGSGNPPSNPSIFYLANNLQNPYAEQFDLTVQQDLGKNNVLTLAYMGSLGRELPNYLNYNLDPTQTFTQSYTVTGSGNCGPLACGTVLTSKVYANRFVSSSGTKFNTLNPTYNAITGVLSNVNSSYNALTVDITRRSGKWLSYDANYTWAHALDYSQNQFTTAGANNWYDPYANPRSNYGNSSLNIRHRLVGWAIFNIPGRKDDTGLGYLTNGWSIKPLIQAQTGLPYSAGVSGTGPNQSSGCAATTATTGCLVPYSSGLGGTGVTYIPQLGRNSFYMPRAIVIDARLQKDFKLHEKYTFQLMAEGFNLANHQNVTGVGSTAYNMGSGTTTLTYQATSFGIPSSSGVNSNYAYQVRQFQFSGRIVF; translated from the coding sequence ATGAGTAAATTAAGAGGCTTTCTTAGCTTGGCCAGTGCGGCCATCCTTGGTGTGAGTCTGAACGCGGTGGCGCAGTCCACCACACAGGGTGCGATCGCCGGCACCGTGTTCGATACGACGGACGCGGTCGTCAGCAACGCGAAGATTACGATCCATAACGACGGGACCAACCAGGACGTTGTCCTGACCAGCGAATCCAGCGGCGAGTACAGAGCTCCGCTTCTTCCTCCTGGAACCTATACCGTAACCGTGGATATGGCCGGCTTTGCAGCCTCCAAGACGACGCAGGTTGTCGTTCAGGTAGGCCAGGTCACCACACTGAATCCGCACCTGAGCGCCGGTAAGACCGAACAGACGGTCGAGGTTGTCGCCGATATCCCGGCCATCGATTTCGCCTCGGCCACCTACGGCGGCCACCTGAGCAACACCGAAATTGAGAATATCCCGATTAACAACCGCCGCTGGTCGTCGCTCGCGTTGGTCACTCCCGGTGTCACCAATGACGCTTCGGGCTTCGGCCTGCTGAGCTTCCGCGCGATCTCGGCCGTTCTGAACAACGTGCAGATCGACGGCACCGATGACAATCAGGCCTTCTTCGGTGAAGAGCGCGGCCGTACCCGCGCCGGCTACTCCACCTCGCAGGTCGCCGTTCGTGAGTTTCAGGTCAATACCGGCGTCTACTCGGCTGAATATGGACGGGCTGTAGGCGGCGTGGTGAACTCCGTTACCAAGAGCGGTACCAACAGCCTGCACGGTGAGGTGTACTTCTATCACCGTAACGATAAGCTCTCGTCCATCAACCCGAAGGTCAATTTTCCGAGCTTCAACACCAGCACCGGTAAGACAGATCTGATTCCCTTCCGTCCGAAGGACAAGCGCAACCAGTTCGGCTTCGGAGTCGGCGGTGCACTAATCAAGGACAAACTTTTCTGGTTCTATGCGTTTGACGAGTTCCGCCGCAACTTCCCGGGTGTTGCCGTTGCTGCCGACCCCACCAGCTTTTTCAATACTGCGTTGCCGGCCGGTCTGGCCGCTCGTGGCGTAACTCAGGCACGGTTCACCTCCGCTCTGAACGAACTTGCAACTGAACTTGGCCAAGTGCCGCGTTACGGCAACCAGAACATCAACACTCCGAAGCTGGATTGGCAGATCACACCCAAGCACCATGTCAGCTTCCTCTATCACCGTCTGCGCTGGGATTCGCCAGGTGGCGTTCAGACCCAGGCGGCTGTTTCGTATGCCCGCGACAGCTTCGGCACGGATTTTGTGAAGCTCGACTACGGCGTCGCAAAACTTGACTCGCTGATCTCCTCGAAGATGACCAATGAACTTCGCTACATGTACGGCCGCGAACTCAATTGGGAAGGTCAGCAGCCCTACACCGACTACTCCAAGAGCCACTTCACCGGAACTAATGGCAATGTCCCCGCCGTTGGTGTCTTTACCAGTGTGGGTTTCAATGCAGGTTCGCAGTATTACAGCTATCGCACATCGTATCCGGACGAGCGTAAATGGCAGATCGGCGACACAGCTTCGTATAGCTTCGGTAAGCACACTCTGCGCTTCGGTACGGATATCCTGCAGAACTACGATGTCTTCAATAACCTGTACCAGAGCAACGGCTCCTATAGCTATGGATCGATCGCCAACTTTTTGGCCGACATCATCGTCCCCAACGGCGCCTGCGCCTCGAGTACAGGGTCGACCCCTGCCTTCGCGGCTGCTAACGCAACCACTGTCTACCCCTGCTATAGCAGCATCAATCAGGGCCTCGGCCGCCCGAACTTCGATCTGAAGACCATCGACTACGGGTTCTTTGCTCAAGACGATTGGAAGCTGAGTCCGAACCTCACCCTGAATCTTGGCGTTCGCTACGACTACGAGTCGATCCCGGCGCCGTATTCGTTCGCCATCACCGCTCCTCAGACCGCACAGCATCCCTCAGACAAGAACAACATCGCACCGCGCATTGGCTTCGCCTATGATCCGTTTGGCCGTGGCAAGACGGTTGTCCGCGGCGGTTTCGGCCTCTACTATGGCCGTGTCCCGAATGGCGTTTTGTTGAATACATATGCCAACACTGGCTCAACAAACGCGCAGGCTGCGTTTACCTACTACAACACCTCAGGAGTCAAGCTCCCAAACATTCTGGGTAGCGGAAATCCTCCCAGCAATCCCAGCATTTTTTACCTCGCCAACAATCTGCAGAATCCTTACGCCGAACAGTTTGATCTGACGGTGCAGCAAGATCTCGGGAAAAACAATGTTCTCACCCTCGCCTACATGGGCTCCCTGGGTCGCGAGCTGCCGAACTACCTGAACTACAACCTCGATCCGACACAGACCTTCACCCAGAGCTACACCGTCACCGGTAGTGGCAACTGCGGCCCGCTGGCCTGCGGCACTGTGCTCACCAGCAAGGTCTATGCAAACCGTTTCGTCAGCAGTTCTGGAACGAAGTTCAATACCCTTAACCCGACATACAACGCCATCACCGGCGTGCTCAGCAATGTCAACTCCAGCTATAACGCTCTGACAGTAGATATCACCCGCCGCTCCGGCAAGTGGCTGAGCTACGACGCCAACTACACCTGGGCACATGCTCTGGATTACAGCCAGAACCAGTTCACCACAGCTGGCGCCAACAACTGGTATGACCCGTACGCCAACCCGCGCAGCAACTACGGAAATTCCAGTCTTAATATCCGCCACCGCCTCGTCGGCTGGGCAATCTTCAACATTCCTGGCCGGAAGGATGACACCGGTCTTGGCTACCTCACAAATGGCTGGTCAATCAAACCGCTGATTCAGGCGCAGACCGGTCTTCCTTATTCCGCAGGTGTTAGCGGTACCGGTCCTAACCAGAGCTCTGGATGCGCTGCCACAACGGCAACTACCGGCTGCCTCGTACCCTATTCCTCCGGTCTTGGCGGAACGGGCGTAACCTACATTCCGCAGCTTGGACGTAACAGCTTCTACATGCCGCGCGCCATTGTTATCGACGCCCGTTTGCAGAAGGACTTCAAACTGCACGAGAAGTACACCTTCCAGCTCATGGCTGAAGGTTTCAACCTTGCCAACCACCAGAATGTGACCGGTGTAGGCTCCACCGCATACAACATGGGATCAGGCACAACCACGCTGACCTACCAGGCAACTAGCTTCGGTATCCCATCGTCGTCGGGTGTAAACAGCAACTACGCTTACCAGGTGCGCCAGTTCCAGTTCTCTGGCCGCATCGTGTTCTAA
- the obgE gene encoding GTPase ObgE — MFIDEAKIRVKAGDGGNGCMAFRREKFVPRGGPSGGDGGHGGDVYMTSSASHNTLVHFRFNPEYKAGRGTHGEGSNCSGAAGKPITLKVPIGTQVYDEETGALVHDFTHVNETICIARGGRGGRGNQHFATSTHQAPLEHELGRSGEERHYRLELKLLADAGLVGYPNVGKSTLISRLSAAKPKIANYPFTTLEPNLGVVKIGEYPHTSSFTIADVPGLIEGASQGAGLGIQFLRHIERTSVLVHLVDVSDGSGRENPVDDFKTITKELAEFGHGLDSKPTIIVATKMDAANPEKLKKLQAYAKRRKLPFYAISAVTGEGLDPLKYAIAKLVDEHRPDPASEADYVAPTLPKPFPPPPPSARSR; from the coding sequence ATGTTTATTGATGAGGCGAAAATCCGGGTAAAAGCAGGCGATGGAGGCAATGGCTGTATGGCCTTCCGCCGCGAGAAGTTCGTCCCCCGGGGAGGCCCGTCAGGCGGTGACGGCGGTCATGGCGGCGATGTCTATATGACCAGCTCCGCCAGCCACAACACGCTGGTGCACTTCCGCTTCAACCCCGAGTACAAAGCCGGCCGCGGCACCCACGGCGAGGGCTCCAACTGCTCCGGCGCCGCCGGTAAGCCCATCACGCTGAAGGTTCCCATCGGGACGCAGGTCTACGACGAAGAGACTGGCGCGCTGGTTCACGACTTCACCCATGTGAATGAGACCATCTGCATCGCCCGCGGCGGCCGCGGCGGACGTGGCAACCAGCACTTTGCTACCTCGACCCATCAGGCTCCGCTCGAGCATGAGCTCGGCCGTTCCGGGGAAGAACGCCATTACCGCCTGGAACTGAAGCTGCTCGCGGATGCAGGTCTTGTCGGTTATCCCAATGTTGGCAAATCCACGCTGATCTCCCGTCTCAGCGCCGCCAAGCCGAAGATCGCGAACTATCCCTTCACGACGCTCGAGCCCAACCTGGGTGTGGTGAAGATCGGCGAGTATCCGCACACCTCGTCGTTCACGATTGCGGATGTTCCAGGGCTGATCGAAGGCGCATCGCAGGGTGCGGGACTCGGCATCCAGTTCCTGCGCCACATCGAGCGCACCTCGGTATTAGTGCACCTGGTCGATGTCTCGGACGGCAGCGGCCGCGAGAACCCGGTTGACGACTTCAAGACCATCACCAAAGAGCTGGCGGAGTTCGGCCACGGCCTCGACTCCAAGCCGACCATCATCGTCGCCACCAAGATGGATGCCGCCAATCCGGAGAAGCTCAAGAAGCTGCAGGCCTACGCCAAGCGCCGCAAGCTTCCCTTCTATGCCATCTCGGCGGTCACCGGTGAGGGCCTTGATCCGCTGAAGTACGCCATCGCCAAGCTGGTGGACGAGCATCGTCCTGACCCAGCCAGCGAAGCAGACTACGTCGCGCCCACGCTTCCGAAGCCCTTCCCGCCGCCACCCCCCAGCGCCCGGAGCCGCTAG
- a CDS encoding heme-binding domain-containing protein, with product MRFLTGTGIVLLLIGGAMQAYHPKLESPPVTAEIQAPDNVKQILRQRCYSCHSNETKLPWYDNLAPAYWIVRSDVLEAREHLNFSTIGAKAEAVQRGMLFESVNTVQLGSMPLPRYLAVHRDAGVTPDELATLRHYLETPPAQASAPAPAAAADTQFQHWIASNGKPMQAEPDMQVQPEWNGVPFLPEYKNWKPVSSTERWDNHTMRQILGNDIALKAIADGKIDNWPDGTVFAKVAWLQQPDGKGGITTGAFQQVELMIKDSKKYASAEGWGWGRWRGDDLKPYGKDAAFQNECISCHEPVAHSDHVYTMPIGGAQ from the coding sequence ATGCGTTTTCTGACGGGGACTGGCATCGTCCTTTTACTAATTGGCGGTGCGATGCAGGCCTATCATCCGAAGCTGGAATCTCCTCCGGTAACAGCCGAGATCCAGGCTCCGGATAATGTGAAACAGATTCTGCGGCAGCGGTGCTATAGCTGCCACTCGAACGAGACAAAACTGCCCTGGTATGACAACCTCGCTCCGGCGTATTGGATCGTACGAAGCGACGTGCTGGAAGCGCGTGAGCATTTGAACTTCTCCACCATTGGAGCGAAGGCTGAGGCTGTCCAGCGCGGGATGCTGTTTGAAAGCGTGAACACGGTCCAGCTTGGCTCCATGCCGTTGCCGCGATATCTGGCGGTTCACCGCGATGCCGGAGTCACGCCGGACGAGCTGGCAACCCTGCGGCACTACCTTGAGACTCCGCCGGCACAGGCTTCTGCACCCGCGCCTGCCGCCGCTGCGGACACCCAGTTCCAGCACTGGATCGCGAGCAACGGCAAGCCGATGCAGGCAGAGCCTGATATGCAGGTACAGCCCGAGTGGAACGGCGTACCGTTCCTGCCGGAGTACAAGAACTGGAAGCCGGTCAGCAGCACGGAACGCTGGGATAACCACACCATGCGTCAGATTCTCGGCAACGACATCGCGCTCAAGGCAATTGCCGACGGAAAAATCGATAACTGGCCCGACGGGACGGTCTTCGCCAAGGTGGCATGGTTACAGCAGCCGGACGGTAAGGGCGGCATCACCACCGGTGCCTTTCAGCAGGTGGAGCTCATGATCAAAGACAGCAAAAAGTATGCTTCGGCCGAAGGCTGGGGATGGGGGCGGTGGCGTGGCGATGATCTGAAGCCATACGGGAAAGACGCGGCGTTTCAGAACGAATGCATCAGTTGCCATGAACCGGTGGCCCATAGCGACCATGTCTACACCATGCCGATTGGAGGTGCACAGTGA
- a CDS encoding zinc-dependent metalloprotease, producing MIRSRIRRGVSAVLLLTALPGIAQRRATGSDAPNAAGPVPTIAQRTASLEKKDGFFPIYYEAKTAHLFLEIREWNKQFLYAKHSASGTGAGVNRGAIQQGQVVHFSRIGPKVMLAAENERWITKSGEPAQEEAFRDGFPQSIIGGFTIAAEDENGAVLVDATDFLMRDALGYASRLGTGFRLDSSRSSIIEEHTKNFPKNTEIETLLTFGKEPAGGFGFGGGEGASGLAAVSPDANNVSLSIRQSLIELPDGNYKPRLWDQRAGQLVNTVYSDWSKPLGESRETHLITRFRLVKKNPSAEVSDPVEPIRYYVDRGAPEPIRTALLEGARWWSDAFLAAGFSNAFKVELLPEGADPYDIRYNVIMWVPEEQRGYSNGACIYDPRTGESIKCEVTLTTGRERQDYLITEALLSPYKNGDKPDPQQLAMVLQRMRHLAAHESGHTIGLGHNHASSAFGLGGSVDDYPFPNIQLDAKGNIDLTHAYQPGLGEWDKLTVNYLYHQFPPSYTPAQEKAGLEKILQDGMKKGMYFMTDNGPSTVHPHSSQWDNGPDSAKELDRLWKVRSVAMKNFSDAAIKPGRPMAELEDTLVPVYLIHRYQVEAAAQSIAGEDWRYAVRGDGQQVAPMVSPEAQRAALKSILATLNPAELTLPESIVALMPPRPPSLPRTRESFTGYAGDAFDPVAPVRAAATITLDALLDPERVVRLTQFHARDAKMPSLTELVDATIDATWKVPAQTGLAEESKFAIDYAVLEHLQALSTSSDATPEVKGIAQQAIAKLRSYAADQAKNESLSPEAKAFYAAAFAPTGGGAGGARGGAAAPAVTPAPGPGARRPSGDHNQIPAGAPI from the coding sequence ATGATTCGTTCCCGCATTCGCCGTGGTGTTTCCGCGGTCCTGTTGTTGACGGCACTTCCCGGCATAGCTCAGCGCCGTGCCACCGGCTCAGATGCACCCAACGCCGCCGGCCCTGTGCCGACCATCGCGCAGCGCACCGCCTCTCTTGAAAAGAAAGACGGCTTCTTCCCGATCTACTACGAGGCAAAGACGGCGCACCTGTTCCTCGAAATCCGTGAATGGAACAAGCAGTTTCTCTATGCCAAGCACAGTGCTTCGGGGACCGGAGCGGGCGTCAATCGCGGAGCCATCCAGCAGGGCCAGGTCGTTCACTTCTCGCGCATTGGGCCGAAAGTAATGCTCGCCGCCGAAAACGAGCGCTGGATTACGAAGAGCGGAGAACCTGCGCAGGAGGAGGCCTTCCGCGATGGTTTCCCTCAGTCCATCATCGGCGGCTTCACCATCGCTGCCGAAGATGAAAACGGTGCGGTTCTGGTGGATGCGACCGACTTTCTCATGCGCGATGCTCTCGGCTACGCATCACGCCTTGGCACAGGCTTTCGCCTCGATTCGTCGCGCTCTTCCATCATCGAAGAGCATACGAAGAACTTCCCGAAGAACACCGAGATCGAAACCCTGCTGACCTTCGGCAAAGAACCCGCGGGAGGTTTCGGCTTCGGCGGCGGGGAAGGCGCCAGCGGTCTCGCAGCGGTGTCGCCCGACGCCAACAATGTCAGCCTCAGCATTCGGCAGTCGCTCATTGAGCTTCCCGACGGCAACTACAAGCCGCGCCTCTGGGATCAGCGCGCCGGTCAGCTTGTGAACACGGTTTACTCTGATTGGTCGAAGCCTCTCGGTGAGTCACGCGAGACGCATCTCATCACGCGCTTCCGTCTCGTCAAGAAGAATCCCAGCGCCGAAGTCTCTGACCCTGTCGAGCCCATCCGTTACTACGTCGATCGTGGAGCGCCCGAGCCCATTCGCACGGCACTACTCGAAGGTGCGCGCTGGTGGTCTGACGCCTTTCTCGCCGCGGGTTTCTCCAATGCCTTCAAGGTGGAGCTCCTGCCGGAAGGCGCCGATCCCTATGACATTCGCTACAACGTCATTATGTGGGTACCTGAAGAGCAGAGGGGCTACTCCAACGGCGCCTGCATCTACGATCCCCGCACCGGCGAGTCCATCAAGTGCGAGGTCACCCTGACCACCGGCCGCGAGCGCCAGGACTACCTCATCACCGAAGCTTTGCTCTCGCCGTACAAGAACGGCGACAAGCCCGATCCGCAGCAGCTCGCCATGGTACTGCAGCGTATGCGCCACCTGGCGGCGCACGAGTCCGGCCACACCATTGGCCTCGGTCATAACCATGCGTCGTCCGCCTTCGGTCTCGGCGGCTCGGTCGATGACTATCCCTTCCCGAATATTCAACTGGATGCCAAGGGCAATATCGACCTTACGCACGCATACCAGCCAGGCCTCGGCGAATGGGATAAGTTGACGGTCAACTACCTCTATCATCAGTTCCCACCCAGCTACACACCTGCGCAGGAGAAGGCGGGCCTTGAAAAGATCCTGCAGGATGGCATGAAGAAGGGTATGTACTTCATGACCGATAACGGCCCTTCCACGGTTCATCCGCACTCGTCGCAGTGGGACAACGGCCCCGACTCGGCGAAGGAGCTCGATCGCCTATGGAAGGTCCGCTCGGTGGCCATGAAGAACTTCTCTGATGCTGCCATCAAGCCAGGCCGTCCGATGGCGGAGCTTGAAGACACCCTCGTTCCCGTCTATCTGATTCATCGCTATCAGGTCGAAGCTGCGGCACAGTCTATTGCCGGCGAAGACTGGCGTTATGCCGTTCGTGGCGACGGCCAGCAGGTCGCGCCGATGGTCTCGCCCGAAGCTCAGCGAGCGGCCCTGAAGTCGATCCTCGCAACGCTGAATCCCGCGGAGCTTACACTGCCCGAGTCCATCGTTGCCCTGATGCCGCCGCGTCCTCCGTCACTGCCGCGCACGCGCGAGAGCTTTACCGGCTATGCGGGAGACGCCTTTGACCCGGTTGCTCCGGTTCGTGCCGCCGCGACCATCACGCTCGATGCTCTTCTTGATCCCGAGCGCGTCGTCCGTCTCACCCAGTTCCACGCGCGCGATGCAAAGATGCCCTCGCTCACTGAGCTGGTTGATGCCACCATCGATGCGACATGGAAGGTGCCGGCGCAGACCGGTCTGGCCGAGGAGTCGAAGTTCGCCATCGACTACGCTGTGCTGGAACATCTGCAGGCTCTCAGCACCAGCAGCGATGCAACGCCCGAGGTAAAGGGCATCGCCCAACAAGCCATCGCCAAACTCCGTAGTTACGCCGCCGATCAGGCAAAGAACGAAAGCCTGAGTCCGGAAGCAAAGGCCTTCTATGCGGCTGCCTTTGCTCCCACGGGCGGAGGCGCCGGCGGAGCGCGTGGTGGGGCTGCTGCACCAGCAGTCACTCCCGCACCTGGTCCCGGAGCACGCAGGCCAAGCGGCGATCACAACCAGATCCCTGCCGGAGCTCCTATCTAG
- the cobO gene encoding cob(I)yrinic acid a,c-diamide adenosyltransferase — MNDEASSKRGLILINTGPGKGKTTAALGTALRAAGNGMRVLVLQFLKGSWHHGEQDSIATFGEDFQIKQLGRGFVKVGGAETDPEDIRMVEEGWAQAREAILSGDWDLVVLDEINYVISYGMLAPEPVVETLLQRPEMVHVILTGRNAHKSLVEIADTVTEMREVKHAYQKGILAQRGIEF; from the coding sequence ATGAACGACGAAGCTTCTTCCAAGCGTGGACTGATCCTGATCAATACCGGTCCAGGTAAAGGCAAGACAACCGCCGCCCTGGGAACCGCTCTGCGCGCCGCCGGCAATGGCATGCGGGTACTGGTGCTGCAGTTTCTGAAAGGGAGCTGGCATCACGGCGAACAGGACTCCATCGCGACGTTCGGTGAGGACTTCCAGATCAAACAGCTTGGCCGCGGCTTCGTGAAGGTGGGCGGAGCGGAGACCGATCCCGAAGATATCCGCATGGTGGAAGAGGGCTGGGCGCAGGCTCGGGAGGCGATCCTCTCCGGCGACTGGGACCTGGTGGTGCTCGACGAGATCAATTACGTCATCAGCTACGGCATGCTCGCCCCGGAACCGGTGGTGGAAACACTGTTGCAGCGGCCGGAGATGGTGCATGTGATCCTGACCGGACGCAATGCCCACAAGTCACTGGTGGAAATTGCGGATACCGTAACGGAAATGCGCGAAGTGAAACATGCGTATCAGAAAGGCATTCTGGCGCAGCGGGGGATTGAATTCTAG
- a CDS encoding 23S rRNA (pseudouridine(1915)-N(3))-methyltransferase RlmH, with translation MKLTLVTVSAGSDRAIDSLAGEYLKRTSRYAPVEELALKTEREFLERVEREQKEGAVLLVLLDSRGKLLTSEEFAAALGGARDGGKRRALLAIGPPDGWSPETLKLADLTLSLGRMTLPHQLARLVLAEQIYRAFTILAGHPYHSGH, from the coding sequence GGCTGGTTCTGACCGCGCGATCGACAGTCTGGCAGGCGAGTACCTGAAGAGGACCTCCCGCTATGCTCCGGTGGAAGAGCTTGCCCTGAAGACGGAGCGGGAGTTCCTGGAACGGGTGGAGCGCGAGCAGAAGGAAGGCGCCGTACTTCTGGTGCTGCTCGACAGCCGGGGGAAGCTGCTGACCTCAGAGGAGTTTGCGGCCGCGCTGGGCGGAGCAAGGGATGGCGGCAAACGCCGTGCTCTTCTGGCCATTGGACCTCCGGACGGCTGGTCGCCCGAGACGCTGAAGCTGGCCGATCTCACTCTGTCCCTTGGGCGAATGACGCTGCCGCATCAGCTCGCCCGGCTGGTGTTGGCGGAGCAGATCTATCGCGCCTTCACCATCCTTGCCGGGCACCCTTACCACAGCGGACACTAG